A part of Spiribacter vilamensis genomic DNA contains:
- the der gene encoding ribosome biogenesis GTPase Der, with protein MKQPVIALVGRPNVGKSTLFNRLTRTRDALVADFPGLTRDRQYGVGRLGPGPYVVVDTGGLGEPDDVTYHHMQRQALRALDEADAILFLVDARVGVTPGDETLTRELRQRGKRVWLVMNKIDGVDVDVAGADFHSLGLDRPRAIAAVQGRGVRQLMDAVLGDLLGDDADTADPDAETGIETDDEDEAEDEAPDRPIDVAIIGRPNVGKSTLINRLIGEERVLVYDMPGTTRDAIRVPFERDGRAFTLIDTAGVRRRSRVSDGVEKFSVIKTLQAIESAQVVIMVLDAQQEISEQDAHLIGHTIDSGRGLVLAVNKWDGLVPENRERIRRELEVKLGFLDFTRPRFISALHGTGVGRLLEEVAHVYAAARKELSTPALNRVLEEALTAHQPPLVRGRRIKLRYAHQGGKNPPTIVIHGNQTDALPDAYRRFLINRFRQAFKLHGTPIRLELRTGENPFAGRRNKLTPRQQRKRERVVSRRRKAKK; from the coding sequence ATGAAACAACCGGTTATCGCCCTGGTGGGGCGGCCCAACGTGGGCAAATCCACCCTTTTCAATCGCCTGACCCGCACCCGGGATGCGCTGGTCGCGGATTTCCCCGGCCTGACGCGGGATAGGCAGTACGGCGTCGGCCGGCTGGGGCCGGGGCCGTATGTCGTGGTGGACACCGGCGGGCTCGGCGAGCCCGACGACGTGACCTACCACCATATGCAGCGCCAGGCCCTGCGGGCGCTGGACGAGGCCGACGCGATCCTGTTCCTGGTCGATGCCCGGGTGGGCGTGACGCCGGGCGACGAGACGCTGACCCGCGAACTGCGTCAGCGCGGCAAGCGCGTCTGGCTGGTGATGAACAAGATTGATGGCGTCGATGTCGATGTCGCCGGTGCGGATTTCCATTCACTGGGCCTTGATCGGCCCCGGGCCATCGCGGCCGTGCAGGGGCGTGGCGTCCGGCAGCTCATGGACGCCGTGCTTGGGGATCTGCTCGGCGATGATGCCGATACGGCTGATCCCGATGCCGAGACGGGCATCGAGACGGATGACGAGGACGAGGCCGAAGACGAGGCCCCGGACCGGCCCATCGATGTGGCCATCATCGGCCGTCCCAACGTGGGTAAATCGACGCTCATCAATCGCCTGATCGGCGAGGAGCGGGTGCTCGTCTACGACATGCCCGGCACCACGCGCGACGCGATCCGTGTGCCCTTCGAGCGTGACGGCCGCGCATTTACCCTGATCGACACCGCCGGTGTGCGACGCCGCAGCCGGGTCAGCGATGGTGTCGAGAAGTTCAGCGTGATCAAGACCCTGCAGGCCATCGAGTCGGCGCAGGTGGTGATCATGGTGCTGGATGCACAGCAGGAGATCTCCGAGCAGGACGCGCACCTGATCGGTCACACCATCGATTCCGGCCGGGGGCTGGTGCTGGCGGTCAACAAGTGGGACGGGCTGGTGCCGGAGAACCGTGAGCGCATCCGGCGCGAGCTGGAGGTCAAGCTCGGCTTTCTCGATTTCACGCGGCCGCGCTTCATCTCCGCGTTGCATGGCACCGGCGTGGGGCGGCTGCTGGAAGAGGTCGCGCATGTGTATGCCGCGGCACGGAAAGAGCTCTCTACCCCGGCGCTCAACCGGGTGCTGGAGGAGGCACTCACCGCCCATCAGCCGCCGTTGGTCCGCGGCCGGCGCATCAAGCTGCGCTACGCCCACCAGGGCGGTAAAAACCCGCCGACGATCGTGATCCACGGCAACCAGACCGATGCATTGCCGGATGCGTATCGCCGATTCCTGATCAACCGGTTTCGGCAGGCCTTCAAGCTGCATGGCACGCCGATACGGCTGGAACTGCGCACCGGCGAGAATCCCTTCGCAGGGCGGCGCAATAAACTCACGCCGCGCCAGCAGAGAAAGCGCGAGCGGGTGGTCAGCCGGCGCAGGAAGGCGAAGAAGTAG
- a CDS encoding SurA N-terminal domain-containing protein, translating to MLLAIRDRTSGWIAYVIVGLLVIPFALFGLYNYVGGGGPQVVATVGDTEITRTQLDQAYQQRQSELRRMMGDQYDPSMFSTDDLRRRVLEQLIDRQVLLNYARDSRLRASDEDVSQSVRSQSMFQVDGSFSRERYQDLLERNGLTAQAYEAQIRRDLSISLLQRAVESTTFTSEQTIDRLIALQSQRRELAWAALSARDYRDGIEMTDEDLQAWYEDNRERFREPEQVKLRYLTLSPATVAETIDISEDAIRARYEERATGSGEDAAREVRHILAAVSEGADDAAVEAAREEIADARDRIRGGESFAAVAEAVSDDSGSATNGGSLGEIEQGDVPDAFAEAAWSLDEGALSEPVRTSSGWHLIEVTGVQAADMAPYEEMRDQIRDEIAMDRADRRVTELANEIEALAFENPSTLAPAADAAGLEVRSTDWIAQSTTDSGITSDSAVLETAFSESMLDTRENSDLIERSEGGYSVIRVTDYRAARVQPLEDVREEAETAYRREKASEAARTDAETIADAVNDGESLERATDRVANAEYNTPQWSDRNDRSLPAGVRERGFRLSADGERGDRAGVGRLSGGWAAVVVEAVESGDASAVDNERRSQLRQTLNDLDGQASVSAVVAALRDRTDIEVRERNL from the coding sequence ATGCTGCTAGCTATCAGAGATCGGACCAGCGGCTGGATTGCCTACGTTATCGTAGGCCTGCTGGTCATCCCCTTCGCCCTCTTCGGGCTCTATAACTATGTCGGTGGCGGGGGGCCACAGGTCGTCGCGACCGTGGGTGATACCGAAATAACCCGCACTCAGCTCGACCAGGCCTACCAGCAGCGCCAGTCCGAGCTTCGCCGCATGATGGGCGATCAGTACGATCCTTCCATGTTCAGCACCGACGATCTTCGGCGCCGGGTTCTCGAGCAGCTGATCGACCGGCAGGTGTTGCTCAACTACGCCCGCGATTCGCGTCTCCGCGCCAGCGACGAGGACGTCTCCCAGTCGGTGCGCAGCCAGTCGATGTTCCAGGTGGACGGCAGTTTCTCGCGCGAGCGCTATCAGGATCTGCTCGAGCGCAACGGGCTGACTGCGCAGGCGTACGAGGCACAGATCCGTCGCGACCTGTCCATCTCCCTGCTACAACGGGCGGTGGAATCGACAACCTTTACATCGGAACAAACGATCGATCGGTTGATCGCGTTGCAGTCGCAGCGTCGCGAGCTTGCATGGGCAGCGCTATCGGCGCGGGACTACCGCGACGGCATCGAGATGACCGATGAAGACCTCCAGGCGTGGTACGAGGACAATCGCGAGCGGTTCCGCGAGCCCGAACAGGTCAAGCTACGCTATCTGACGCTATCCCCCGCGACAGTGGCAGAGACGATCGATATCTCCGAGGACGCCATCCGCGCGCGCTACGAGGAGCGTGCCACGGGCAGTGGCGAGGATGCGGCGCGGGAAGTCCGGCATATCCTCGCGGCGGTATCCGAGGGCGCGGATGACGCTGCGGTCGAGGCAGCGCGCGAGGAAATCGCCGACGCGCGTGACCGGATACGTGGCGGCGAGTCCTTTGCGGCGGTCGCCGAGGCGGTGTCGGACGATTCGGGCTCGGCCACCAACGGCGGCTCCCTCGGGGAAATCGAGCAGGGTGATGTCCCCGATGCGTTTGCCGAAGCGGCCTGGTCACTCGACGAGGGAGCGCTCAGCGAGCCGGTGAGGACATCATCCGGCTGGCACCTGATCGAGGTGACCGGTGTTCAAGCCGCCGACATGGCACCGTACGAGGAGATGCGCGATCAGATCCGCGACGAGATCGCCATGGACCGGGCCGATCGCCGGGTAACGGAACTCGCTAACGAGATTGAAGCCCTTGCGTTCGAGAACCCCTCAACACTGGCGCCGGCCGCGGATGCGGCGGGGCTCGAGGTCCGCTCCACGGACTGGATCGCGCAATCGACGACCGACAGCGGGATTACCAGCGACTCGGCCGTATTGGAGACGGCCTTTAGCGAGTCGATGCTGGACACACGCGAGAACAGTGACCTGATCGAGCGCTCGGAGGGAGGCTACTCGGTGATTCGGGTGACGGATTACCGTGCCGCGCGCGTACAGCCGCTGGAAGATGTCCGCGAGGAAGCAGAAACCGCCTATCGCCGCGAAAAGGCCAGCGAAGCGGCGCGGACGGACGCCGAGACCATTGCCGATGCGGTCAACGACGGCGAATCGCTCGAGCGGGCGACTGACCGTGTCGCCAACGCCGAGTACAACACTCCTCAGTGGAGCGATCGTAACGACCGGTCATTACCGGCGGGTGTCCGCGAGCGCGGATTCCGTCTCTCCGCCGACGGCGAGCGGGGTGATCGGGCGGGTGTCGGTCGCCTCTCCGGTGGCTGGGCGGCGGTGGTCGTCGAGGCCGTTGAGTCGGGTGACGCCTCGGCGGTGGATAACGAGCGCCGTAGTCAGCTCCGGCAGACGCTCAATGATCTGGACGGGCAGGCCAGCGTGAGTGCGGTGGTTGCCGCACTCCGTGACCGGACCGATATCGAGGTTCGCGAGCGCAACCTCTGA
- a CDS encoding extracellular solute-binding protein, whose amino-acid sequence MLPLDAIRMTLRAITLGLLLGLVTTPAAEPRHALALHGEPKYGPAFEHLDYVNPDAPTGGTLKLANVAASTFDSLHPFILRGTAAEGIGRIYDTLTVRTLDEAFTEYGLIAESIDVADDNSRVRFNLREIARFHNGEPITASDVAWTFRRLREDGHPQYRAYYRDVERAEVIDRHTVVFHFADTANAELPLILGQLPVLPEHYWADRDFGSTTLTPPLGSGPYRVAEVEQGRRVVYERVDDYWAADLPINQGRYNVDRISYDYYRDGTVALQALKAGEYHLRRENVARNWATAYDTPAVDDGLLKKVEIPHDQPAGMQGFFFNTRRAIFSDPKVREALGYAFDFEWTNENLFYGAYKRTRSYFQNSELAATGLPSDAERERLEPYRDQLPERVFTEAYQPPSTAETSRRRNLRQALTLLREAGWTVKDDVLTHTESGREMRFEILLVSPSFERVVLPFRRNLERLGAEVSVRTVDPTQYQNRMETFDFDMTVHVAPQSLSPGNEQRDFWSCEAADTNGSRNVAGVCDPVIDDLVEQVVDAPDRDALITRTRALDRVLQWRFYAIPNWYIDRFRIAYWDRFGRPADNPPYGLALDTWWVDPERAARVDNR is encoded by the coding sequence ATGCTGCCACTCGATGCGATACGCATGACACTCCGGGCGATCACGCTGGGACTGCTACTCGGCCTGGTGACAACCCCGGCGGCGGAGCCACGGCATGCCCTGGCACTGCACGGCGAGCCGAAATACGGGCCGGCATTCGAGCATCTCGACTACGTCAACCCGGACGCACCAACCGGCGGCACGCTCAAGCTCGCCAACGTCGCCGCGTCCACCTTCGACAGTCTGCACCCGTTCATCCTGCGCGGGACCGCGGCGGAGGGCATCGGGCGCATCTATGACACCCTGACCGTGCGGACGCTGGATGAGGCATTCACCGAATACGGGCTGATCGCCGAGTCCATCGACGTGGCCGATGACAACAGCCGGGTCCGCTTCAATCTCCGCGAGATTGCCCGTTTCCATAACGGTGAGCCGATCACCGCGAGCGATGTCGCGTGGACATTCCGGCGGCTGCGCGAGGACGGCCATCCGCAGTATCGCGCGTACTACCGTGACGTGGAGCGGGCCGAGGTCATCGACCGGCATACCGTGGTGTTCCATTTCGCCGACACCGCCAATGCCGAGTTGCCGCTCATCCTCGGTCAGCTGCCGGTCCTGCCCGAGCACTACTGGGCGGATCGCGATTTCGGTTCGACGACTCTCACCCCGCCCCTCGGCAGCGGCCCCTATCGCGTGGCCGAGGTCGAGCAGGGCCGGCGGGTGGTCTACGAGCGGGTCGATGACTACTGGGCCGCGGATCTGCCCATCAACCAGGGTCGCTATAACGTCGATCGCATCAGCTATGACTATTACCGCGACGGCACGGTGGCGCTGCAGGCGCTCAAGGCCGGCGAGTACCACCTGCGCCGCGAGAATGTCGCGCGCAACTGGGCAACGGCCTACGATACGCCGGCCGTGGATGACGGGTTGTTGAAAAAGGTCGAAATCCCGCATGACCAACCGGCCGGCATGCAGGGGTTTTTCTTCAATACCCGCCGCGCGATCTTCTCGGATCCGAAGGTCCGTGAGGCGCTCGGCTACGCGTTCGATTTCGAGTGGACCAACGAGAATCTGTTCTACGGCGCCTACAAACGGACCCGCAGTTATTTCCAGAACTCGGAGCTGGCGGCCACCGGACTGCCATCGGACGCGGAACGGGAGCGCCTCGAGCCGTATCGCGACCAGCTCCCGGAGCGGGTCTTCACCGAGGCCTACCAGCCGCCGAGCACGGCCGAGACATCCCGGCGCCGCAACCTCCGCCAGGCATTGACGCTCCTGCGCGAGGCCGGCTGGACGGTGAAAGACGATGTGCTGACACACACCGAGTCCGGGCGCGAGATGCGCTTCGAGATCCTGTTGGTGTCGCCGTCATTCGAGCGGGTGGTACTGCCGTTCAGGCGCAATCTCGAGCGGCTCGGTGCCGAGGTGAGCGTTCGCACCGTCGACCCGACCCAGTATCAGAATCGAATGGAGACATTCGACTTCGACATGACCGTGCATGTCGCGCCCCAGTCCCTGTCGCCGGGCAACGAGCAGCGGGATTTCTGGAGCTGTGAGGCCGCCGATACCAATGGCAGCCGCAATGTCGCCGGTGTCTGCGATCCGGTGATCGACGATCTGGTCGAGCAGGTTGTCGATGCCCCGGATCGTGACGCGCTGATCACCCGGACGCGGGCGCTGGATCGTGTCCTGCAGTGGCGGTTCTACGCTATTCCCAACTGGTATATCGATCGTTTCCGCATCGCCTACTGGGACCGCTTTGGCCGGCCTGCCGATAACCCGCCGTACGGGCTGGCGCTGGATACCTGGTGGGTCGACCCCGAGCGGGCCGCCCGGGTCGACAACCGCTAA
- a CDS encoding ABC transporter permease, translating to MPRLNPINQRRWAQFRANRRGWWSLWLFLVLFGLSLAAEFIANDRPLLVHYDGDWYVPVLVSYPETTFGGDFPTEADYRDEYVAELINARGWMLWPPIPYHYDTINYASESAAPAPPSSANWLGTDDQARDVLARLIYGFRLSVLFGLALTLASSVIGVAVGAVQGYFGGKVDLLGQRFIEIWGGLPVLYLLIIMAGFVQPNFWWLLGIMLLFSWTQLVGVVRAEFLRVRNFDYVKAARALGVADRVIIVRHALPNAMVATVTFMPFILTGSITTLTSLDFLGFGLPPGSPSLGELLSQGKNNLQAPWLGLTAFFTLAIMLSLLVFIGEAARDAFDPRKTFGGDGA from the coding sequence TTGCCGCGACTCAACCCCATTAACCAGCGCCGCTGGGCGCAGTTTCGTGCCAACCGCCGCGGCTGGTGGTCGCTTTGGCTGTTCCTGGTGCTGTTCGGGCTGTCACTGGCGGCCGAGTTCATCGCCAACGACCGGCCGCTGCTCGTGCACTATGACGGCGACTGGTATGTGCCGGTGCTGGTGAGCTATCCGGAGACCACCTTTGGTGGCGACTTCCCCACCGAGGCGGACTATCGCGACGAGTACGTCGCCGAGCTGATCAACGCCCGGGGCTGGATGCTCTGGCCACCTATTCCCTATCACTACGACACCATCAACTACGCCAGCGAGTCCGCGGCGCCCGCGCCGCCGTCGTCGGCCAACTGGCTGGGCACCGACGACCAGGCCCGGGATGTGCTGGCGCGACTGATCTACGGCTTCCGCCTCTCGGTGCTGTTCGGGCTCGCCCTGACCCTTGCGAGCTCGGTGATCGGTGTGGCGGTGGGCGCCGTCCAGGGCTATTTCGGCGGTAAGGTGGATCTGCTCGGCCAGCGCTTTATCGAGATCTGGGGCGGTCTGCCGGTGCTTTATCTGCTGATCATCATGGCGGGGTTCGTGCAGCCCAACTTCTGGTGGCTGCTGGGCATCATGCTGTTGTTCAGCTGGACACAGCTGGTGGGCGTTGTGCGGGCGGAGTTCCTGCGCGTGCGCAACTTCGACTACGTCAAGGCGGCCCGGGCGCTGGGCGTGGCGGATCGGGTGATTATCGTGCGCCACGCCCTCCCCAATGCCATGGTGGCCACGGTGACCTTCATGCCCTTTATCCTCACCGGCTCGATCACGACGCTCACCTCGCTGGATTTCCTCGGCTTCGGGCTGCCGCCGGGCTCGCCCTCGCTGGGCGAGCTGCTCTCGCAGGGCAAGAACAATCTGCAGGCGCCGTGGCTGGGGCTCACCGCGTTTTTCACGCTGGCGATCATGCTCTCGCTGCTGGTGTTCATCGGCGAGGCGGCGCGGGATGCCTTTGATCCGCGCAAGACCTTCGGGGGAGACGGGGCGTGA
- a CDS encoding GNAT family N-acetyltransferase, whose amino-acid sequence MNIRPAVSTDNHDIERLAYVLTPAAESKRQSADGLSLLLNSNDHRIWVADSGEAVVGWLHAYLAVRVGVAPFIEIAGLIVDERYRSEGIGSKLVAEAIFWAKSIDVAVRVRSNSKRDVTHKFYQAQGFKLLKQQHVFELNL is encoded by the coding sequence GTGAATATCAGGCCAGCAGTGTCGACAGACAACCACGATATCGAGCGTTTAGCATACGTGCTGACGCCTGCGGCCGAATCAAAGCGCCAGTCTGCCGATGGGCTGAGTCTGCTTTTAAATTCAAACGACCATCGCATATGGGTGGCGGATTCAGGCGAGGCCGTTGTTGGTTGGCTACACGCATATTTGGCGGTTCGGGTCGGAGTGGCGCCTTTTATTGAAATTGCTGGCCTTATAGTTGATGAGCGTTATAGGAGCGAGGGCATTGGCTCTAAATTGGTTGCGGAAGCTATCTTCTGGGCCAAATCAATTGACGTTGCCGTCAGGGTACGCAGTAATTCAAAGCGCGATGTCACCCACAAGTTCTACCAAGCGCAAGGTTTCAAGTTGCTGAAACAGCAGCATGTTTTTGAGTTAAATTTATAA
- a CDS encoding HU family DNA-binding protein, with protein MNKSELIDAVAESADLSKADATKAVDAFAATVTDALNQGDQVTLVGFGTFTVRERAARTGRNPRTGESIDIPASKVPGFKAGKALKDAVN; from the coding sequence ATGAATAAGTCCGAACTCATTGACGCCGTCGCCGAATCGGCCGACCTCTCCAAGGCCGACGCCACGAAGGCCGTCGACGCGTTCGCCGCTACGGTGACCGATGCGCTGAACCAGGGCGACCAGGTAACACTGGTTGGCTTCGGTACCTTTACGGTCCGCGAGCGGGCAGCCCGGACCGGTCGTAACCCCCGCACCGGGGAGTCAATCGACATCCCTGCGTCGAAAGTGCCGGGTTTCAAGGCTGGCAAGGCGCTCAAGGACGCGGTAAACTAG
- a CDS encoding ABC transporter ATP-binding protein — MSEPLLRIEDLSVAFGQGSARTTAVSGVNLSLDAGETLALVGESGSGKSITALSIPQLLPYPLASHPTGRIQVDGEALLGADTATLRRFRGGVLGMIFQEPMTSLNPLHTLEKQIGEALRIHQGLSAAAARDRIVELLELVRLPEASSRLGAFPHQLSGGQRQRVMIAMAIANSPRLLIADEPTTALDVTIQAEILELLADLKRRLGMAMLLISHDLNVVRRVADRVAVMQNGRVVEQGEAETVFEQPRHAYTRALLAAEPSGRPQPVTATESILSARDLRVWFPRRGGLLKRVVGHLKAVDGIDLEVGAGETLGVVGESGSGKTTLGMALLRLQAATGEIRFEDRDISRLGKRALRPLRRRIQVVFQDPYGSLSPRLSVEQIIGEGLAVHRIGADATERGELAREALAEVGLDRDLAERFPHELSGGQRQRVAVARAIVLKPAVIVLDEPTSALDRTVQTQLVELLRGLQARHGLAYVFISHDLKIVRAMSHRMLVMQNGQVVESGSAERIFTDPREPYTRRLLEASL, encoded by the coding sequence GTGAGCGAGCCGCTGCTGCGTATCGAGGATCTGTCCGTGGCGTTCGGCCAGGGCAGCGCCCGGACCACGGCGGTCAGCGGCGTCAACCTGTCCCTCGACGCCGGTGAAACGCTGGCGCTGGTGGGGGAGAGCGGCTCGGGCAAGTCGATCACGGCCCTGTCCATCCCCCAGCTTTTGCCGTACCCGCTGGCAAGCCACCCCACGGGGCGCATCCAGGTCGACGGCGAGGCGCTGCTCGGGGCCGATACCGCCACCCTGCGCCGTTTTCGCGGCGGGGTGCTGGGGATGATCTTCCAGGAGCCGATGACCTCCCTCAATCCCCTGCATACGCTGGAGAAACAGATTGGCGAGGCGCTGCGCATCCACCAGGGCCTGAGCGCCGCGGCGGCTCGTGACCGGATCGTCGAGCTGCTCGAGCTGGTGCGCCTGCCGGAGGCCTCGAGCCGCCTCGGGGCCTTCCCGCATCAGCTCTCCGGCGGGCAGCGCCAGCGCGTGATGATCGCCATGGCCATTGCGAACAGTCCGCGGCTGCTGATCGCCGACGAGCCGACCACTGCGCTGGATGTCACCATCCAGGCGGAGATCCTCGAGCTGCTTGCCGATCTCAAGCGCCGGCTGGGCATGGCGATGCTGCTGATTAGTCACGATCTGAATGTGGTCCGCCGGGTCGCCGACCGAGTGGCGGTGATGCAGAACGGCCGGGTGGTCGAGCAGGGGGAGGCCGAAACGGTTTTCGAGCAGCCGCGGCATGCCTATACCCGGGCGCTGCTCGCCGCCGAGCCGAGCGGCCGGCCGCAACCGGTCACCGCGACCGAGTCCATCCTTTCCGCCCGTGACCTGCGGGTCTGGTTCCCGCGCCGCGGTGGCCTGCTAAAGCGCGTGGTGGGTCATCTCAAGGCGGTGGATGGCATCGATCTCGAGGTCGGTGCCGGCGAGACGCTGGGGGTGGTGGGCGAGAGCGGCTCGGGCAAGACGACGCTCGGCATGGCGTTGCTGCGGCTGCAGGCCGCCACCGGCGAGATCCGCTTCGAGGATCGGGACATCAGCCGCCTTGGCAAGCGCGCGCTGCGGCCGCTCCGCCGGCGCATCCAGGTGGTGTTCCAGGACCCCTATGGCAGTCTCAGCCCGCGTCTGTCGGTCGAACAGATTATCGGTGAGGGACTGGCGGTGCACCGGATCGGAGCGGACGCCACCGAGCGGGGCGAGCTGGCGCGCGAGGCACTGGCGGAGGTCGGCCTTGATCGGGACCTGGCGGAGCGCTTCCCCCACGAGCTCTCGGGTGGTCAGCGTCAGCGCGTTGCGGTGGCCCGGGCGATTGTCCTGAAACCGGCGGTGATAGTGCTCGATGAACCCACCTCGGCCCTCGATCGCACGGTCCAGACCCAGCTGGTGGAATTGCTGCGCGGCCTGCAGGCGCGCCACGGCCTCGCCTACGTATTCATCAGCCATGACCTGAAGATCGTGCGCGCCATGAGCCATCGCATGCTCGTGATGCAGAACGGCCAGGTAGTGGAGTCCGGATCGGCGGAGCGTATTTTCACGGACCCGCGTGAGCCCTACACCCGGCGTCTGCTCGAGGCCTCGCTCTAG
- a CDS encoding microcin C ABC transporter permease YejB has translation MYAYLARRLVLMIPTLIGVLLINFVIVQFAPGGPIEQVMAQVQGTADLSTSRFSGAAADEVSGESRGGRGLDPAYIAELEEQFGFDRPAHERFLKMLGDYARFDLGESFYRDQTVLALIGDKLPVSVSLGLWTLVLTYLISIPLGIRKAVRDGSAFDVWTSAVVIVGYAIPGFLFAILLIVIFAGGGYLDWFPLRGLVSDNWEQLAWPARILDYLWHLVLPVLAMVIGGFAGLTMLTKNSFLEEINKQYVTTARAKGVSERRVLYGHVFRNAMLIVIAGFPAAFVGVLFTGALLIEVIFSLDGLGLLGFESVVNRDYPVVFGSLFIFTLIGLVLNLLGDLMYVLVDPRIDFESREG, from the coding sequence GTGTACGCGTACCTCGCCCGCCGGCTGGTGCTGATGATCCCGACGCTGATCGGGGTGCTGCTGATCAACTTCGTGATCGTGCAGTTCGCCCCGGGCGGGCCGATCGAGCAGGTCATGGCCCAGGTCCAGGGAACGGCGGATCTGTCCACCAGCCGTTTCTCCGGCGCGGCGGCGGACGAGGTCTCCGGCGAGAGCCGCGGCGGGCGGGGACTCGATCCGGCCTACATCGCCGAGCTCGAGGAGCAGTTCGGCTTCGATCGGCCGGCCCACGAGCGGTTCCTGAAAATGCTCGGTGATTACGCCCGGTTCGATCTGGGCGAGAGCTTTTATCGCGATCAGACGGTACTCGCGCTCATCGGCGACAAACTTCCGGTGTCGGTATCGCTGGGGCTGTGGACGCTGGTGCTGACCTATCTCATCTCCATCCCGCTGGGGATCCGCAAGGCGGTGCGTGACGGCTCGGCGTTCGACGTCTGGACCAGTGCCGTGGTGATCGTCGGCTACGCGATCCCGGGGTTCCTGTTTGCCATCCTGCTGATCGTGATCTTCGCCGGTGGCGGTTATCTCGACTGGTTCCCGCTGCGCGGACTGGTTTCCGACAACTGGGAGCAGCTGGCCTGGCCGGCCCGCATCCTCGATTACCTCTGGCACCTGGTGCTGCCCGTGCTGGCGATGGTGATCGGTGGCTTTGCCGGTCTGACCATGCTGACCAAGAACTCCTTTCTCGAGGAGATCAACAAGCAGTACGTCACCACCGCCCGGGCCAAGGGCGTCAGCGAGCGGCGGGTGCTCTACGGCCACGTGTTCCGCAACGCCATGCTGATCGTGATCGCGGGCTTTCCGGCGGCGTTCGTGGGGGTGCTGTTCACCGGCGCACTGCTCATCGAGGTTATCTTCTCGCTCGACGGCCTGGGGCTGCTCGGCTTCGAATCGGTGGTGAACCGAGACTACCCGGTGGTGTTCGGCAGCCTTTTCATCTTTACCCTGATCGGGCTGGTCCTCAACCTGCTCGGTGACCTGATGTATGTGTTGGTGGATCCACGTATCGACTTCGAGTCACGGGAGGGCTGA
- a CDS encoding enoyl-ACP reductase FabI has translation MGFLSNRKALIVGVASNRSIAWGIAEAMHREGAEIALTYQNDKLKRRVEQCSKACGGGPVMPLDVTDDAQIDTVFQELSDTWGHLDIVVHAVGFAPREELEGSFVDNTTRGGYGMAHDISAYSFVALARGARPLMQGRNGSLLTLTYLGGERALPNYNVMGPAKASLEASVRYMASDLGGEGIRVNAVSAGPIRTLAASGIGDFRKMLDFNAAAAPMRRNVSIDEVGNTSAFLCSDLASGITGEVVHVDGGFHSVALAGSAMGGSE, from the coding sequence ATGGGTTTTCTATCCAATCGCAAGGCACTGATCGTCGGTGTCGCCAGCAATCGCTCCATCGCCTGGGGCATTGCCGAGGCCATGCACCGCGAGGGCGCCGAGATCGCGCTCACCTACCAGAACGACAAGCTCAAGCGTCGGGTCGAGCAGTGCTCGAAGGCCTGTGGCGGCGGACCGGTGATGCCACTCGACGTCACCGACGACGCCCAGATCGATACCGTCTTCCAGGAGCTCTCCGACACCTGGGGGCATCTGGACATCGTCGTCCACGCAGTCGGGTTCGCGCCGCGTGAAGAGCTCGAGGGCTCGTTCGTCGACAACACCACCCGTGGCGGCTACGGCATGGCGCACGACATCAGCGCCTACAGCTTCGTCGCCCTGGCGCGTGGTGCGCGTCCCCTGATGCAGGGGCGCAATGGCAGCCTGCTGACGCTGACCTATCTCGGCGGCGAGCGCGCGCTGCCGAACTACAACGTCATGGGTCCAGCCAAGGCGAGCCTCGAGGCCTCGGTCCGCTACATGGCGAGCGACCTCGGCGGCGAAGGGATACGGGTAAATGCGGTATCGGCAGGCCCGATCCGGACGCTGGCCGCCTCGGGGATCGGCGATTTCCGCAAGATGCTGGACTTCAACGCCGCCGCGGCGCCCATGCGGCGAAACGTCAGCATCGACGAGGTGGGCAACACCAGCGCATTCCTGTGCTCCGACCTCGCCTCCGGGATTACCGGCGAGGTGGTTCACGTCGACGGCGGCTTCCACTCCGTCGCCCTCGCCGGGAGCGCCATGGGAGGCAGCGAGTAA